The Akkermansia muciniphila genome contains a region encoding:
- a CDS encoding redoxin domain-containing protein, which translates to MKRAFCVIAGACSLLGWAPADEAGMKNALADWQMRQSDWESAFKTAESDGKREELMKSRPDAVPVARELWRQVGRDLQKPETQKPYLLPTVLWFLDHPEAVAQAFPNGESARKIVVLCLDALENTLFREKGAGKAAYALSNSRELRCRVILEQIKDYSQFPEDQGLAALGLAMVMKETTGMLQDDVRLVAARGKLLKDAIIKCYDSSFGPVPVRNLVQEELYEIRNLNIGQTGPGISLPSSTTGAEVKLPGGEKPVLVVFWDPRDARSVQFLGKAASLRGEFPGLTVMPVAPGSSENVKKALLNLNLDIPSLIDEKAAAFKDYRVRHTPQVYLLDPKGKILMRGTPDMLFDANLYAVMGKFEGKKNGKAEDKKAPAAPPAARPAPLPAKINSPETRVPAVPQPAAAPAAPLAAPPLRPMPE; encoded by the coding sequence ATGAAGAGAGCGTTTTGCGTGATAGCCGGTGCATGCAGCCTGCTTGGATGGGCTCCGGCGGATGAAGCCGGCATGAAGAATGCGCTGGCGGATTGGCAAATGAGGCAGTCCGACTGGGAGTCCGCATTCAAGACGGCTGAAAGCGATGGTAAAAGAGAGGAACTGATGAAGAGCCGTCCGGACGCCGTTCCGGTGGCGCGGGAATTGTGGAGGCAGGTGGGCCGGGATCTGCAAAAGCCGGAGACTCAAAAGCCCTACCTGCTTCCGACCGTGCTCTGGTTTCTGGACCATCCGGAGGCTGTGGCGCAGGCGTTTCCCAACGGAGAGTCAGCCAGGAAGATTGTGGTGCTCTGCCTGGACGCCCTGGAAAACACCCTGTTCCGGGAAAAAGGGGCCGGGAAGGCGGCGTATGCGCTGAGCAATTCCCGCGAGTTGCGCTGCCGGGTCATTCTGGAACAGATCAAGGACTACAGCCAGTTCCCGGAGGACCAGGGGCTGGCAGCCCTGGGGCTGGCCATGGTGATGAAGGAAACGACGGGGATGCTCCAGGATGACGTCCGGCTGGTGGCGGCCCGCGGAAAGCTGTTGAAGGATGCCATCATCAAGTGTTATGATTCCAGCTTCGGCCCGGTTCCGGTCCGGAATCTGGTGCAGGAGGAGCTGTATGAAATACGCAATCTCAACATCGGGCAGACCGGACCCGGAATCAGCCTGCCTTCCTCCACCACGGGGGCGGAAGTGAAGCTCCCCGGCGGGGAGAAGCCCGTTCTGGTGGTGTTCTGGGACCCGAGGGACGCGCGTTCCGTCCAGTTTCTGGGGAAGGCCGCTTCCCTCCGGGGAGAATTTCCGGGCCTGACGGTGATGCCGGTGGCTCCGGGGAGCAGTGAGAATGTGAAGAAGGCCCTGTTGAATTTGAATTTGGACATCCCCTCCCTGATTGATGAGAAAGCGGCGGCATTCAAGGATTACCGCGTGAGGCACACGCCGCAGGTGTACCTGCTGGACCCCAAGGGAAAAATCCTGATGCGCGGCACGCCGGACATGCTGTTTGACGCCAACCTGTACGCCGTCATGGGCAAGTTTGAAGGGAAAAAGAATGGAAAGGCGGAGGATAAAAAGGCCCCCGCCGCTCCTCCCGCCGCCAGGCCTGCGCCGCTGCCTGCCAAAATCAATTCTCCGGAGACGCGCGTTCCGGCTGTGCCGCAACCCGCTGCCGCGCCGGCCGCCCCTCTTGCCGCGCCGCCCCTGCGGCCCATGCCCGAATAG
- a CDS encoding CCA tRNA nucleotidyltransferase yields MENLPLRKAAEAVARVLAGAGHTVYFVGGCVRDRLLGYPVKDIDIATSARPEEVLRLFPGAWEVGAAFGVVLVRRDGFCFEVATFRRDGLYRDGRRPESVCFTDAEEDARRRDFTMNGLFEEPFSNPPGRVVDYVGGVADIRDRVLRCIGEPDLRFEEDSLRLMRAVRFAVTREVKVEADTYAAICRNAPLLARIAPERIREELDRILLSPGRRRGVEMLVETGLMKHAIPELYAMIGCTQPPQWHPEGDVYTHTLMMLDALGKDGAPVSLELALGVLLHDVGKPPCRQVDETGRIRFSGHDKKGAVMAREILRRLKYSNAVVDAVSAMVERHMRFMNVQQMKKSTLRMFMSAPRFRDELELHRLDCLSSNGLMDNWQFVRDAMDSYRNAPLVPPPLVTGRDLVNLGLPPGPGFKNWLSRLQELQLEGTLRTRKEALLLLGQIAPVEQNTLAEYLEKLAL; encoded by the coding sequence ATGGAGAATCTTCCGTTGAGAAAGGCCGCTGAGGCTGTGGCGCGCGTGCTGGCCGGGGCCGGGCATACGGTGTACTTTGTAGGGGGCTGTGTCCGGGACCGGCTGCTGGGGTACCCGGTAAAGGATATTGACATTGCCACCTCCGCCCGTCCGGAGGAGGTGCTGCGCCTGTTTCCCGGAGCCTGGGAGGTGGGCGCCGCCTTCGGTGTGGTGCTGGTGCGCCGTGACGGCTTTTGCTTTGAAGTGGCTACGTTCCGCAGGGACGGCCTCTACCGTGACGGAAGGCGTCCGGAATCCGTCTGCTTCACGGACGCGGAGGAAGACGCGCGCCGCCGTGATTTTACCATGAACGGCCTGTTTGAAGAGCCTTTTTCCAATCCTCCGGGCCGCGTGGTGGATTATGTGGGCGGCGTGGCGGACATAAGGGACCGGGTGCTGAGGTGCATCGGTGAGCCGGATCTCCGTTTTGAGGAGGATTCCCTGCGCCTGATGCGCGCCGTCCGTTTTGCCGTTACCAGGGAAGTGAAGGTGGAGGCGGATACTTATGCCGCCATTTGCAGGAACGCCCCTCTGCTGGCCCGCATTGCTCCGGAGCGCATCCGGGAAGAGCTGGACAGGATTCTCCTGTCGCCCGGAAGGAGGAGGGGCGTGGAAATGCTGGTGGAAACGGGGCTGATGAAGCATGCCATTCCGGAGCTGTACGCCATGATCGGCTGCACGCAGCCCCCCCAGTGGCATCCGGAGGGGGACGTGTACACCCATACCCTGATGATGCTGGACGCGCTGGGGAAGGACGGCGCCCCCGTCTCCCTGGAGCTGGCGCTGGGCGTGCTGCTACATGATGTAGGGAAGCCCCCCTGCCGCCAGGTGGATGAAACGGGGCGCATCCGTTTTTCCGGCCATGACAAAAAGGGGGCTGTCATGGCACGGGAGATTTTAAGGCGGCTGAAGTATTCCAACGCCGTGGTGGATGCGGTGAGCGCCATGGTGGAGCGCCACATGCGCTTCATGAATGTGCAGCAGATGAAAAAATCCACCCTGCGGATGTTCATGAGCGCCCCCCGTTTCCGGGATGAACTGGAGCTTCACCGCCTGGACTGCCTTTCCTCCAACGGCTTGATGGACAACTGGCAGTTTGTCAGGGACGCCATGGATTCCTACCGGAACGCTCCCCTGGTGCCTCCTCCGCTGGTGACTGGCCGTGACCTGGTGAACCTGGGCCTGCCCCCGGGGCCCGGTTTCAAAAACTGGCTGTCCCGTTTGCAGGAACTTCAGTTGGAGGGAACGCTCCGGACGCGGAAGGAGGCCCTTCTTCTTCTGGGGCAAATTGCCCCGGTGGAACAGAATACACTTGCAGAGTACCTGGAAAAGTTAGCATTATAG
- a CDS encoding alpha-amylase family glycosyl hydrolase, with protein MRPVIYQLFVRHFSNMETHGVDWGTRETNGCGTFNGVTDRALREVARMGFTHIWLTGVLRHATQTAYPELPAQPESIVKGLAGSPYAVVDYFDVDPDLASTPEKRMEEFKALVKRCRTVGLVPLIDFIPNHVSRAYLADWDGHDDFGEGDDHHTFFSPEQGYFYLTSNSPGDGPPLHLPDGLFEGEMTFGRVTGNNAVTWNPSKYDWYETVKLNYGYNFMAGLPALRLLPDWTSPKQHVPKTWRIMDDILSFWQGLGIGGFRCDMAQMIPMAFWKWAISRSRVRLPDVFFMAEAYNDHMKTTPGDPCAALLEAGFNAVYDSDCYHLALHMYTENNWANDFDRLFRSNPKYMTNGVRYVENHDETRVCSPLSWGGVGRVILPAVMTLVYASGRGPVLVYNGQEVGERAESPGGYGGHDGRTSIFDYTCLPQLQPWVADGRFDASLLPEDSAELRDFHRRLLPLIQHPALDRGDFYGLNWANMKNTTFGREPAEDTSGHWVYAMLRHDAHAKATVLVVGNLSPDINFYNLRISIPQHAFGWCGIQTDRVRVRDLMDGQAQEKEFDRKELMERGLPHPLKPGHVGVLELSPV; from the coding sequence ATGCGCCCGGTCATTTATCAACTGTTTGTCCGCCATTTTTCCAACATGGAAACCCATGGAGTGGACTGGGGGACCCGGGAGACGAACGGGTGCGGAACGTTCAACGGCGTGACGGACAGGGCCCTGAGGGAAGTAGCCCGGATGGGCTTTACTCATATCTGGCTGACCGGGGTGCTGAGGCACGCCACGCAGACGGCCTATCCCGAGCTGCCCGCCCAGCCGGAATCCATCGTAAAAGGCCTGGCCGGCAGTCCCTATGCGGTAGTGGATTATTTTGACGTGGACCCGGACCTGGCCTCCACGCCGGAAAAAAGAATGGAGGAGTTCAAGGCACTCGTGAAACGCTGCCGGACGGTGGGGCTGGTGCCGTTGATCGACTTTATCCCCAACCATGTTTCCCGCGCGTACCTGGCGGACTGGGACGGGCATGACGATTTCGGGGAAGGGGACGACCACCATACGTTTTTCTCTCCGGAGCAGGGGTATTTTTACCTGACCTCCAACAGTCCGGGGGACGGCCCCCCCCTGCATCTGCCGGACGGCCTGTTTGAAGGGGAAATGACCTTCGGCCGCGTGACGGGGAACAATGCCGTGACATGGAACCCCAGCAAGTACGACTGGTACGAGACGGTCAAGCTCAACTACGGCTATAACTTCATGGCCGGACTGCCGGCCCTCCGCCTGCTGCCGGACTGGACCAGCCCCAAGCAGCACGTGCCCAAGACGTGGCGCATCATGGACGACATCCTTTCCTTCTGGCAGGGCCTGGGCATCGGCGGTTTCAGGTGCGACATGGCCCAAATGATCCCCATGGCCTTCTGGAAATGGGCCATTTCCCGTTCCCGCGTCCGTCTGCCGGACGTGTTTTTCATGGCGGAGGCGTACAACGACCACATGAAGACCACTCCCGGCGATCCCTGCGCCGCGCTGCTGGAAGCCGGGTTCAATGCCGTTTACGATTCCGATTGCTACCATCTGGCGCTCCATATGTACACGGAGAATAACTGGGCCAACGATTTTGACCGTCTTTTCCGCAGCAACCCCAAGTACATGACCAACGGCGTCCGCTATGTGGAGAACCATGATGAAACGCGCGTGTGCTCCCCGCTCTCCTGGGGTGGCGTGGGGCGCGTCATTCTGCCTGCGGTCATGACGCTGGTGTACGCTTCCGGCCGCGGTCCCGTGCTGGTGTACAACGGGCAGGAAGTGGGGGAACGGGCGGAAAGCCCCGGCGGTTACGGCGGCCATGACGGGCGCACCAGCATTTTTGACTATACCTGCCTGCCGCAGCTCCAGCCCTGGGTGGCGGACGGGCGGTTTGACGCCTCCCTGCTGCCGGAGGATTCCGCGGAACTGAGGGACTTCCACCGGCGCCTGCTTCCCCTGATCCAGCATCCGGCGCTGGACCGGGGGGATTTTTACGGCTTGAACTGGGCCAACATGAAGAATACCACGTTCGGCAGGGAACCTGCGGAAGACACCTCCGGCCACTGGGTATACGCCATGCTCCGCCATGATGCCCATGCGAAGGCCACCGTGCTGGTCGTGGGCAACCTTTCACCGGACATCAACTTCTACAATCTGCGCATTTCCATCCCCCAGCACGCCTTTGGCTGGTGCGGCATCCAGACGGACCGGGTGCGGGTCAGGGACTTGATGGACGGGCAGGCGCAGGAGAAGGAATTTGACCGGAAGGAACTGATGGAACGCGGGCTTCCGCACCCCCTGAAACCGGGGCATGTGGGCGTGCTGGAACTGTCTCCCGTTTAA
- a CDS encoding Amuc_1098 family type IV pilus outer membrane protein, translating to MSAIQQIALALAVAGIGAGQGLAQEGAGASRRAAARMEEQAQASMLLLGQARQQYSEGKYQEALENYRRSLSTLPKSPNMEKRRRFLETSIADVSVAVAQEYIKVGRYDEAVKLLQDALKTTPTHALAKRTLEMAQDPVRTNPALSPEHVKNVEEVNRLLHLAYGYYELGQYDAALKEFTSVLQADPYNTAARRGMELVNRARTTYFDAARDEMRGNALAEVSRLWERPAPLTETPEEPSSFSEPLDNPVVNVDQKLGMIRLPRVQLDGATVEEAVDYLRSQARTHDTTAMTTAERGVNISVDPGPPDSSSAREVAEKKITLNLQNVPLRDALEYVARASGLLLRTNAFGAELVSSADGTTYMVTKSITLPPGFFSGLSESSDTENADPFASGDSGSSGMTLKRVDPQKALASLGVKFPEGSFIKYNSGNSTLLFHGTPRDLSLLEELVASKSAEQPLQVVVSATFLEVNQTDLEELGFNWIVNLNLDPSKWFMGGAGTNKNDYNNTVLDSAAQVAGAAVPGGVVGGLRSGNQVFTEDSIDGMIERGSSARSTGVAYVPGGAPSILTMRGMWSQADVTMIMRGLSQKKGTDIMQHPSVIVRPGEKATFFSGRELIYPTEYDPPEVPNSTGNNNNNNGDDWGNYDDDNGDRLQVMPMTPAHPSAFETRQLGTLFNVEVTGISDDKSIVEMTVVPEIVEFDGFINYGTPLFIPVASREKNPKEDIVMVKASDNFILQPVFSTRRLTAPVRIATGSTLVIGSLKKSTSITYEDKIPILGDIPWVGRLFRSKGAKEQRKAIIIMVKAEVVDPGGKQLYTPSTSVPDGDVPAGLAPLPALSNAE from the coding sequence ATGTCTGCCATTCAGCAAATTGCTCTGGCTCTTGCCGTGGCCGGTATTGGCGCCGGCCAGGGGCTGGCGCAGGAAGGGGCAGGGGCCTCCCGGCGGGCCGCGGCCCGGATGGAAGAGCAGGCCCAGGCTTCCATGCTGCTGCTGGGGCAGGCACGTCAGCAGTATTCCGAAGGCAAGTATCAGGAAGCCCTGGAAAATTACCGCAGGAGCCTTTCCACGCTGCCCAAGTCCCCCAACATGGAGAAGCGGCGCCGTTTTCTGGAAACCAGCATTGCGGACGTCAGCGTGGCGGTGGCCCAGGAGTACATCAAGGTGGGGCGTTATGACGAGGCCGTCAAGCTGCTGCAGGACGCCCTGAAAACCACCCCGACGCATGCGCTCGCCAAGCGTACGCTGGAGATGGCCCAGGACCCGGTGAGGACGAATCCGGCCCTTTCCCCGGAACACGTCAAGAATGTGGAGGAGGTGAACCGCCTGCTCCATCTGGCTTACGGTTATTATGAACTGGGCCAGTATGATGCGGCCCTGAAGGAATTCACCTCCGTCCTCCAGGCGGACCCCTACAATACGGCGGCGCGGCGCGGCATGGAGCTGGTGAACCGCGCCAGAACCACTTACTTTGACGCCGCACGGGATGAAATGCGCGGGAACGCGCTGGCGGAGGTCTCCCGGCTGTGGGAGCGGCCCGCGCCCCTGACGGAAACGCCGGAGGAACCTTCCTCCTTCTCCGAGCCGCTGGACAATCCCGTGGTGAACGTGGACCAGAAGCTGGGCATGATCCGCCTGCCGCGCGTGCAGCTGGACGGCGCTACGGTGGAGGAAGCCGTGGACTACCTGCGCAGCCAGGCCAGGACGCATGACACCACGGCCATGACCACGGCGGAGCGCGGCGTGAACATCTCCGTGGACCCGGGGCCGCCGGACAGCAGTTCCGCCAGGGAAGTCGCTGAAAAGAAAATTACGCTGAATCTTCAAAACGTGCCGCTCCGCGACGCCCTGGAATATGTGGCGCGCGCTTCCGGCCTCCTGCTGCGCACGAACGCCTTTGGCGCGGAACTGGTATCCAGTGCGGACGGCACCACCTACATGGTGACCAAGTCCATCACCCTTCCGCCGGGCTTCTTCTCCGGCTTGTCCGAATCCTCCGATACGGAAAATGCGGACCCCTTCGCTTCCGGGGATTCAGGCTCCTCCGGCATGACCCTGAAACGGGTGGACCCGCAGAAGGCCCTGGCCTCCCTGGGGGTGAAATTCCCGGAGGGCAGCTTCATCAAGTACAATTCAGGCAACTCCACCCTCCTTTTCCATGGGACCCCCCGGGACTTGAGCCTGCTGGAGGAGCTGGTGGCCTCCAAGAGCGCGGAACAGCCCCTTCAGGTGGTTGTCAGCGCCACGTTCCTGGAAGTGAACCAGACGGACCTGGAAGAATTGGGCTTCAACTGGATCGTGAACCTGAACCTGGACCCGTCCAAATGGTTCATGGGCGGTGCGGGAACCAACAAGAACGACTATAACAACACCGTGCTGGACAGCGCCGCCCAGGTGGCGGGAGCCGCCGTTCCCGGAGGAGTGGTGGGCGGTCTGAGGTCCGGCAACCAGGTCTTTACGGAAGACAGCATTGACGGCATGATTGAGCGCGGTTCTTCCGCCAGAAGCACGGGCGTGGCCTACGTTCCCGGCGGCGCCCCCAGCATCCTCACCATGCGCGGCATGTGGAGCCAGGCGGACGTTACCATGATTATGCGCGGCCTGAGCCAGAAGAAGGGCACGGACATCATGCAGCATCCTTCCGTCATTGTGCGGCCCGGTGAAAAAGCCACGTTCTTCAGCGGCAGGGAACTGATTTATCCCACGGAATATGATCCGCCCGAAGTCCCCAACAGCACGGGCAACAATAATAACAATAACGGCGACGACTGGGGCAACTATGACGACGACAACGGGGACCGCCTCCAGGTCATGCCCATGACCCCGGCGCATCCCTCCGCCTTTGAAACAAGGCAGCTTGGCACGCTGTTCAACGTGGAAGTGACCGGCATCAGTGATGACAAGTCCATCGTGGAAATGACGGTTGTGCCTGAAATCGTGGAATTTGACGGCTTCATCAACTACGGCACGCCGCTCTTCATTCCTGTGGCCTCCCGGGAGAAGAACCCGAAGGAAGACATCGTCATGGTGAAAGCTTCCGACAACTTTATCCTGCAGCCCGTATTCTCCACGCGCCGCCTGACCGCTCCCGTGCGCATCGCCACCGGCAGCACGCTCGTCATCGGCTCCCTGAAAAAATCCACGTCCATCACGTATGAGGATAAAATCCCCATTCTGGGCGATATTCCCTGGGTGGGACGCCTGTTCCGCTCCAAGGGCGCCAAGGAACAGCGCAAGGCCATCATCATCATGGTGAAGGCGGAAGTGGTGGACCCGGGCGGCAAGCAGCTTTACACGCCGAGCACCTCCGTTCCAGACGGGGATGTCCCGGCAGGTCTGGCGCCCCTTCCCGCCCTGAGCAATGCCGAATAA
- a CDS encoding lysophospholipid acyltransferase family protein, whose protein sequence is MFILKPTVRKTSEKRSRWWTRLAGFGLWSVLQPLCMSLNIRSIKEEHDDVYTTPFLVALWHNRTTVPGYAWSLAQKPLKMCVLTSASKDGALVESICRHFGLDSVRGSSGRRGALAYIEMMRKLQEGDVCFCLTPDGPQGPIYEVHHGIIKMASQSGLPIVPVCIEYESCWRLNKAWDRYAIPKPCSNVNILWKKRLFIPPDVTEEQVAEYASLLAGLMRQGLPDFPPLKESLLCKSSTENK, encoded by the coding sequence ATGTTCATACTCAAACCTACTGTTCGCAAAACATCCGAGAAGCGTTCCCGCTGGTGGACCAGGCTGGCCGGCTTCGGCCTGTGGTCCGTGCTCCAGCCTCTTTGCATGAGCCTTAATATCCGTTCCATCAAGGAGGAGCACGACGACGTCTACACGACGCCTTTTCTTGTGGCCCTCTGGCACAACCGCACGACCGTGCCGGGTTATGCCTGGTCCCTGGCCCAGAAGCCGCTCAAGATGTGCGTGCTGACCAGCGCCAGCAAGGACGGGGCCCTGGTGGAGTCCATTTGCAGGCACTTTGGCCTGGACTCCGTGCGCGGTTCTTCCGGACGGCGCGGCGCCCTGGCCTATATAGAGATGATGCGGAAGCTTCAGGAAGGCGACGTCTGTTTCTGCCTTACCCCGGACGGCCCCCAGGGCCCCATTTATGAGGTGCACCACGGCATCATTAAAATGGCCTCCCAGTCCGGCCTGCCCATCGTCCCCGTGTGCATAGAGTATGAAAGCTGCTGGCGGCTGAACAAGGCCTGGGACCGTTACGCCATTCCCAAGCCGTGCTCCAACGTGAACATTTTATGGAAAAAGCGCCTGTTCATTCCTCCGGACGTAACGGAGGAGCAGGTGGCGGAGTATGCGAGCCTGCTGGCCGGGCTGATGCGGCAGGGGCTTCCGGATTTTCCACCACTTAAAGAATCATTATTATGCAAATCATCGACGGAAAACAAGTAG
- the folD gene encoding bifunctional methylenetetrahydrofolate dehydrogenase/methenyltetrahydrofolate cyclohydrolase FolD: MQIIDGKQVASQVLEEVGRDIERLREQGITPGLAVVLVGEDPASQVYVNSKVKKCAELGMNSRKIVLPSDASQEELLQVVRDLNADPSIHGILVQSPPPPHIDEAAVVLEIDPAKDVDGFHPENVAKLVLEDETGFVPCTPLGCIRLLQAAGIETAGANAVVIGRSMIVGKPMAHLLMSKQANATVTVAHSRTENLPEICRSADIIVAAIGRPAFVTADFVKDGAVVVDVGINRVEDAAAKRGYRIVGDVAYDEVAPKCRAITPVPGGVGPMTIAMLMANTVKACRQQTGA; this comes from the coding sequence ATGCAAATCATCGACGGAAAACAAGTAGCCTCCCAGGTGCTGGAAGAGGTTGGAAGGGATATTGAGCGGCTCAGGGAACAGGGAATCACTCCCGGTCTGGCCGTGGTGCTGGTGGGGGAAGACCCCGCCTCCCAGGTGTACGTTAATTCCAAGGTAAAGAAATGCGCGGAACTGGGAATGAATTCCCGGAAAATCGTTCTGCCTTCCGACGCCTCCCAGGAAGAACTGCTGCAGGTGGTCCGTGACTTGAATGCGGACCCGTCCATCCATGGCATCCTGGTGCAGAGCCCGCCTCCCCCCCATATTGACGAGGCGGCCGTGGTGCTGGAAATTGACCCTGCCAAGGACGTGGACGGCTTCCATCCGGAAAACGTCGCCAAGCTGGTGCTGGAGGATGAAACCGGGTTTGTGCCCTGCACCCCTCTGGGCTGCATCAGGCTGCTGCAGGCGGCGGGTATTGAAACAGCCGGGGCGAATGCCGTGGTCATTGGCCGCAGCATGATCGTAGGCAAGCCGATGGCCCATCTGCTGATGTCCAAGCAGGCGAACGCTACCGTGACTGTGGCCCATTCCCGTACGGAGAATCTGCCGGAGATCTGCCGCTCTGCGGACATCATCGTGGCGGCCATTGGCAGGCCCGCTTTTGTAACGGCTGATTTTGTGAAGGACGGCGCCGTGGTGGTGGACGTGGGCATCAACCGCGTGGAAGACGCCGCTGCCAAGCGCGGCTACCGGATTGTGGGGGACGTGGCCTATGATGAAGTGGCTCCCAAATGCCGGGCCATCACTCCCGTGCCCGGCGGCGTGGGACCGATGACCATCGCCATGCTGATGGCCAATACGGTCAAGGCCTGCCGCCAGCAGACAGGCGCCTGA
- a CDS encoding enoyl-ACP reductase, whose protein sequence is MSSKLLEGKVGVVVGVANKRSIAFAIAKAWHEAGAKLIFNYQGERLKDGVLKLVHENFGEDAPVYDLDVSDDESINAFFENVRKHTDKVDCMLHSVAFAPKEALGGSFLETGRDAFKISLDISAYSLVALSRAVEPMMSDNGSILAMSYLGSEKVVPNYNLMGVSKAALEACTRYLAYDLGRARGIRVNCISAGPMQTLAARGVSGFSTMFKVYEEHAPLGRSCTGEELGATGVFLASDGSAAITGQVIYVDGGYQIMGM, encoded by the coding sequence ATGTCAAGTAAATTACTCGAAGGCAAAGTTGGTGTCGTAGTCGGCGTGGCGAACAAGCGCAGTATCGCGTTCGCAATTGCCAAGGCATGGCATGAAGCGGGCGCAAAGCTCATCTTCAATTACCAGGGTGAACGCCTCAAGGACGGCGTGCTCAAGCTGGTCCATGAAAACTTCGGCGAGGATGCCCCCGTCTACGATCTGGATGTCAGCGATGATGAATCCATCAATGCATTCTTTGAAAATGTCCGGAAGCATACGGACAAGGTAGACTGCATGCTGCATTCCGTGGCTTTTGCCCCGAAGGAAGCCCTGGGCGGCAGTTTCCTGGAAACGGGACGCGACGCGTTCAAGATTTCCCTGGATATTTCCGCCTACTCCCTGGTGGCCCTTTCCCGCGCCGTGGAGCCCATGATGTCCGACAACGGCAGTATTCTGGCGATGTCCTACCTGGGTTCAGAAAAGGTGGTGCCGAATTACAACCTGATGGGCGTGTCCAAGGCCGCTCTGGAAGCCTGCACCCGTTATCTGGCGTACGACCTGGGCCGCGCCCGCGGCATCCGCGTCAACTGCATCAGCGCCGGCCCCATGCAGACGCTTGCGGCGCGCGGCGTGTCCGGTTTCAGCACCATGTTCAAGGTGTATGAGGAACACGCCCCCCTGGGCCGTTCCTGCACGGGCGAGGAACTGGGCGCCACCGGCGTGTTCCTGGCCAGCGATGGCTCCGCCGCAATCACCGGACAGGTGATTTACGTGGACGGCGGCTATCAGATCATGGGCATGTAA
- a CDS encoding diacylglycerol kinase family protein, producing the protein MRIPLFFNNTARSARADRFRRWLDRRRDLFDVIEPESRADMLHHLAARAASGATVVAVAGGDGTLGAAAEALCNTGTALAPFPAGTMNVFSREIGVRQDFDHALHVLNTGRSREVDLFAFNGRPFLQMAGIGADARAVELTTWEMKKKWKAFAYVIAGARVCTERQPRLTLATDDGRVLEGGAILFGNGRRYGGPLNFFAEAGNDDGLLDAVVFQHSIPSIIGECLMAAVHGGFHSRRHGRFEYIQMTGGTVTSAGQAACELDGDYAGNAPVRITRHGTLKVLVP; encoded by the coding sequence ATGAGGATTCCCCTTTTTTTCAATAATACGGCGCGCAGCGCCAGGGCGGACCGCTTCCGCCGCTGGCTGGACAGGCGCCGGGACCTTTTTGACGTCATTGAACCGGAGAGCCGTGCGGACATGCTGCACCATCTGGCTGCCCGGGCGGCTTCCGGGGCCACCGTCGTAGCCGTGGCGGGAGGGGATGGTACGCTGGGAGCGGCCGCGGAAGCCCTCTGCAATACGGGGACGGCGCTGGCCCCCTTCCCTGCGGGAACCATGAACGTCTTTTCCCGGGAAATAGGAGTACGGCAGGATTTTGACCACGCCCTGCACGTTCTGAACACGGGGCGTTCCAGGGAGGTGGACCTGTTTGCCTTCAACGGACGCCCTTTTCTCCAGATGGCGGGCATCGGCGCGGACGCCCGGGCCGTGGAACTGACCACCTGGGAGATGAAGAAAAAATGGAAGGCCTTCGCCTACGTGATTGCCGGAGCCAGGGTCTGTACGGAACGGCAGCCGCGCCTGACGCTGGCCACGGATGACGGGCGGGTGCTGGAAGGCGGCGCCATCCTCTTCGGCAACGGGCGCAGGTATGGCGGGCCGCTGAATTTCTTTGCGGAAGCAGGCAATGATGACGGACTTCTGGATGCAGTGGTATTCCAGCACTCCATTCCCTCCATCATCGGGGAATGCCTGATGGCCGCTGTCCATGGCGGCTTCCATTCCCGGAGGCACGGCCGCTTTGAATACATCCAGATGACCGGGGGAACCGTCACCTCCGCCGGGCAGGCCGCCTGTGAACTGGACGGGGATTACGCGGGAAACGCGCCGGTCCGGATCACGCGGCACGGCACGCTGAAGGTCCTCGTCCCTTGA